In Erythrobacter litoralis HTCC2594, a single genomic region encodes these proteins:
- a CDS encoding CopD family protein: protein MQEFLSMTYYWLKAGHIIFMIFWMAGLFILPRQMVYMHASTAGSDEEALWAERTQTLSKVILIPSIVLVWVLGLALAFTIGAWTQGWFHAKLLLVLLLSGYHGWMSASAKKMARGERPIPEKRLRMLNEVPAIVAILTVILVIVKPF, encoded by the coding sequence ATGCAGGAATTCCTTTCGATGACCTATTACTGGCTCAAGGCCGGGCACATCATCTTCATGATCTTCTGGATGGCAGGCCTGTTCATCCTGCCGCGGCAGATGGTCTATATGCATGCCTCTACCGCGGGCTCCGATGAAGAGGCGCTGTGGGCCGAGCGGACGCAAACGCTGTCGAAAGTCATCCTGATCCCCAGCATCGTCCTGGTCTGGGTGCTCGGCCTTGCCCTGGCGTTCACCATCGGCGCCTGGACGCAGGGCTGGTTTCACGCCAAGCTGCTGCTGGTCCTGCTGCTGAGCGGCTATCACGGCTGGATGAGCGCCAGTGCCAAGAAAATGGCGCGCGGCGAGCGGCCGATTCCGGAAAAGCGCCTGCGGATGCTCAACGAAGTGCCCGCCATCGTCGCGATCCTCACGGTCATCCTCGTGATCGTCAAACCGTTCTGA